The following coding sequences are from one Ornithorhynchus anatinus isolate Pmale09 chromosome 11, mOrnAna1.pri.v4, whole genome shotgun sequence window:
- the REXO2 gene encoding oligoribonuclease, mitochondrial, translating into MRSGSLSASLLRGPSGGGGGGRRWAGGLRGAAAMAAGESMGQRMVWVDLEMTGLDIEKDQIIEMACLITDSDLNILAKGPNLIIKQPDELLDSMSEWCKEHHGKSGLTKAVKESTITLQQAEYEFLSFVRQQTPPGLCPLAGNSVHADKKFLDKYMPQFMKHLHYRIIDVSTVKELCRRWYPEDYEFAQKKTASHRALDDISESIKELQFYRNSIFKRKTEEKKRKIIENGENEKTAS; encoded by the exons aTGCGGAGCGGGAGCCTCAGCGCCTCGCTGCTGCGGGGGCcgagcggaggcggaggcggcgggcggcgcTGGGCCGGGGGCCTCCGCGGCGCCGCGGCCATGGCGGCCGgggagagcatgggccagaggaTGGTCTGGGTGGACCTGGAG ATGACCGGATTGGACATAGAGAAGGACCAGATCATTGAGATGGCTTGCCTTATAACCGACTCTGACCTGAACATTTTGGCCAAG GGTCCTAACCTGATCATAAAACAGCCCGATGAGTTGCTGGACAGCATGTCCGAGTGGTGCAAGGAACATCATGGGAAG TCCGGTCTGACCAAAGCCGTGAAGGAGAGCACCATTACCCTGCAGCAGGCAGAGTACGAATTTCTGTCCTTTGTCCGCCAACAGACAcctcccgggctctgcccgctTGCAG GAAACTCCGTTCACGCCGATAAGAAGTTCCTCGACAAGTACATGCCCCAGTTCATGAAGCACCTGCATTATAGGATCATCGACGTGAGCACTGTGAAAGAGCTGTGCAG ACGCTGGTATCCGGAAGACTATGAATTCGCACAGAAGAAGACCGCTTCTCACAG GGCCTTGGATGACATCAGTGAAAGCATCAAAGAACTCCAGTTTTACCGAAACAGCATCTTCAAGAGGAaaacagaggagaagaaaaggaaaatcataGAAAATGGAGAAAACGAGAAGACAGCGAGTTGA